One Armatimonadota bacterium DNA segment encodes these proteins:
- the hisC gene encoding histidinol-phosphate transaminase: MSAVRPSPQARPELTALGAYRLAGGESAPVKLNQNECPQDWPEDLKAEVARRLLRRPWNRYPPLDGRALREALAGACGVDAEMVAVASGSNEALLALVQAFACGRRVALVRPGYSLSVSLAVAGGAEVRPVLLREDFSLDLPAMVEAVSDPDVALVYLASPNNPTGAGCPRDDVLTVVEAARGVVVLDEAYAEFDGQTLLPAVREYPHLAVLRTFSKAFALAGARVGYVVAHPDVIASVRAALPPYNLNLFAQEAALAVLARPELVAARVDQVIRERERVYQALQRVDGVRPYPSRANFILFRTPLDAGVLLGRLLARGILVRDVSGQPLLDRCLRVTIGAPEENDRFLDALAQSVAP; this comes from the coding sequence GTGAGCGCGGTGCGGCCGTCTCCGCAGGCGCGTCCCGAGCTGACGGCCCTGGGGGCGTACCGGCTGGCCGGGGGCGAGTCTGCCCCGGTCAAGCTCAACCAGAACGAGTGCCCTCAGGACTGGCCGGAGGACCTCAAGGCGGAGGTGGCCCGCCGGTTGCTCCGGCGCCCGTGGAACCGCTACCCGCCGCTGGACGGCCGGGCCCTGCGGGAGGCTCTGGCGGGGGCCTGCGGGGTGGATGCGGAGATGGTGGCGGTGGCCAGCGGGTCCAACGAGGCGCTGCTGGCCCTGGTGCAGGCCTTTGCCTGCGGCCGCCGCGTGGCGCTGGTCCGGCCGGGGTACTCGCTGTCGGTCTCGCTGGCCGTGGCGGGCGGGGCGGAGGTGCGGCCGGTCCTGCTCCGGGAGGACTTCAGCCTGGACCTGCCGGCGATGGTGGAGGCGGTCAGCGACCCCGATGTCGCCCTGGTGTACCTGGCCTCTCCCAACAACCCCACGGGAGCCGGATGTCCCCGGGACGACGTCCTCACCGTGGTCGAGGCGGCCCGGGGGGTGGTCGTGCTGGACGAGGCGTACGCCGAGTTCGACGGGCAGACGCTGCTGCCGGCGGTGCGGGAATACCCGCACCTGGCCGTGCTGCGGACCTTCTCCAAAGCCTTCGCCCTGGCCGGCGCCCGGGTGGGATACGTGGTGGCCCATCCGGACGTCATCGCCTCGGTACGGGCCGCGTTGCCACCGTACAACCTCAATCTGTTCGCCCAGGAAGCCGCCCTGGCGGTTCTGGCCCGACCGGAACTGGTGGCCGCCCGGGTGGATCAGGTGATCCGCGAGCGCGAGAGGGTCTACCAGGCCCTGCAGCGCGTGGATGGGGTGCGGCCGTATCCGTCCCGGGCGAACTTCATTCTGTTCCGCACCCCGCTGGACGCCGGGGTCCTGCTGGGGCGCCTGCTGGCCCGGGGCATCCTGGTGCGCGATGTCTCCGGCCAGCCGCTGCTGGACCGGTGCCTGCGGGTGACCATCGGCGCCCCGGAGGAGAACGACCGCTTTCTGGACGCCCTGGCGCAGAGCGTGGCCCCATGA
- the hisG gene encoding ATP phosphoribosyltransferase, translating into MGTLTLAVPTGRLFDDTLAFLRRLALVRDLPDERSLLVDAAEGLHLLISKPLDVPTFVEQGAADAGIVGKDVLLEQARDVYELVDLGFGACRGVVALPVGARAALWQPGRMLRIATKYPRIAARYFEDQGRPVEIIRLHGSVELAPRVGLADGIVDVVMTGRTLRDNFLEEVAEVFRSSARLVVNRVSLRTREGLLRPLLQTLQAGVGR; encoded by the coding sequence GTGGGGACACTGACTCTGGCCGTCCCCACGGGGCGCCTGTTCGACGACACGCTGGCCTTCCTGCGGCGCCTGGCGCTGGTCCGCGATCTGCCCGACGAGCGCAGCCTGCTGGTGGACGCCGCCGAGGGGCTGCATCTGCTGATCAGCAAACCTCTGGACGTGCCCACCTTTGTCGAGCAGGGGGCGGCCGACGCCGGCATCGTGGGCAAGGACGTGCTGCTGGAGCAGGCCCGGGACGTGTACGAACTGGTGGACCTGGGGTTCGGCGCCTGCCGGGGCGTGGTGGCCCTTCCGGTGGGTGCCCGCGCCGCGCTGTGGCAGCCGGGGCGGATGTTGCGCATCGCCACCAAGTACCCCCGCATCGCCGCCCGGTACTTCGAAGACCAGGGTCGTCCGGTGGAGATCATCCGCCTGCACGGCTCGGTGGAACTGGCCCCCCGGGTGGGGCTGGCCGACGGGATCGTGGACGTGGTCATGACCGGCCGAACCCTGCGGGACAACTTCCTGGAGGAGGTGGCCGAAGTCTTCCGGTCCTCGGCGCGCCTGGTAGTGAATCGGGTGAGCCTGCGCACCCGGGAGGGCCTGTTGCGCCCGCTCCTGCAGACGCTGCAGGCGGGGGTGGGCCGGTGA
- the hisZ gene encoding ATP phosphoribosyltransferase regulatory subunit — translation MRVRDARSTRWQRVPDGYRDLPPPDAARRAELAGRLRRLCEGWGYREVSTPALEFLDTFQHGAGPGIQDQIIKIVDGAELLALRPEMTVPIARLAATRLLPERGLPLRLSYVAPVYRVQEPGRGRMREFTQAGVELLGLPGADGDAEVIALAVACLREVGLSDAVVHVGHLGFLAEALGGLAPAQQDEVRARLYRRDYVAVAEVAGGAAARLLHALPDLHGADALRRARPLAASPAARAALDELAEILDLLQAYGAADAVEVDLGIVRDFSYYTGVVFEALGRGTPVPVLGGGRYDGLLARFGADCPASGFALGLEVAMSLLPPSPPARCDVLVLADRATRQRAAALAAGLRRAGLQVVVAPAMSEPQARALAAREGAAMLAWWEGEDLWVEDVATGRQDRSTARWLTGAARARAGEVGTPWGH, via the coding sequence GTGCGGGTGCGCGATGCGCGGTCCACCCGGTGGCAGCGGGTGCCCGACGGCTACCGCGATCTGCCGCCGCCCGACGCCGCCCGGCGGGCCGAACTGGCCGGGCGGCTGCGGCGGTTGTGCGAAGGGTGGGGCTACCGGGAGGTGAGCACGCCGGCCCTGGAGTTCCTGGACACCTTCCAGCACGGAGCCGGGCCGGGCATCCAGGACCAGATCATCAAGATCGTGGACGGAGCGGAGTTGCTGGCGCTGCGGCCGGAGATGACCGTGCCCATCGCGCGACTGGCCGCCACCCGCCTGCTCCCCGAGCGGGGACTGCCGCTGCGCCTGTCCTACGTGGCGCCGGTCTATCGCGTCCAGGAACCCGGGCGGGGGCGGATGCGGGAGTTCACCCAGGCCGGCGTGGAGCTGCTGGGCCTCCCCGGCGCCGACGGCGACGCCGAGGTCATCGCCCTCGCGGTGGCCTGCCTGCGGGAGGTGGGGCTATCGGATGCGGTCGTACACGTCGGCCACCTGGGCTTTCTGGCCGAGGCGCTGGGCGGCCTGGCGCCGGCGCAGCAGGACGAGGTGCGGGCGCGCCTGTACCGGCGGGACTACGTGGCGGTGGCCGAAGTCGCCGGGGGAGCGGCGGCCCGCCTGCTGCACGCGCTTCCGGACCTGCACGGGGCGGACGCCCTGAGGCGGGCCCGCCCCCTGGCCGCGTCCCCCGCGGCGCGGGCGGCGCTGGATGAGCTGGCCGAGATCCTGGACCTGCTGCAGGCCTATGGCGCCGCCGACGCGGTGGAGGTGGACCTGGGAATCGTCCGGGACTTCAGCTACTACACGGGGGTGGTGTTTGAGGCCCTGGGGCGCGGCACCCCCGTCCCCGTCCTGGGCGGCGGCCGGTACGACGGCCTGCTGGCCCGCTTCGGGGCAGACTGTCCGGCCAGCGGGTTCGCCCTGGGTCTGGAGGTGGCCATGTCGCTGCTGCCGCCTTCCCCGCCGGCGCGCTGCGACGTCCTGGTCCTGGCCGACCGGGCGACCCGGCAGAGGGCTGCGGCGCTGGCGGCCGGGTTGCGCCGGGCCGGTCTGCAGGTGGTGGTGGCGCCGGCGATGTCCGAGCCGCAGGCCCGGGCCCTGGCGGCCCGCGAGGGGGCGGCGATGCTGGCCTGGTGGGAAGGCGAGGACCTGTGGGTGGAAGACGTGGCCACAGGGCGGCAGGACCGCAGCACCGCCCGGTGGTTGACCGGCGCGGCGCGCGCCCGCGCCGGGGAGGTGGGGACGCCGTGGGGACACTGA